From the Agrobacterium larrymoorei genome, one window contains:
- a CDS encoding M24 family metallopeptidase, translating to MTENPADSKLTFPNEADYTRRIERARTAMKENDIDVLALSSFDNHRFFTGLDGIASVRPIWFVFPQDGSPAFISPRIEAPEIRSQCTVPVAVEWVEWEEPAKTPMSFSAALAKHIEAVAPTARKIGVDFDATSARSLDLVRDALGSDRIVDITDIIRDVRRRKDQATIDVVRRSADIAAHQFLASREAVKPGVPEWKVALASRTAAMERAAEWWNGDEDHSPLLQGIHVMGCGSIRSGRAHAVAAGRPMREGEVVQLCYCGRPFFGHGICFDRPLKVGAEEVSDDLRKIVDVARKAQEAALAKVRAGVTTGEVHAAAVAVIEGHGYGGAMQHRTGRGIGLSDPEFPEIKANDPTVLEAGMLLGIEPGVYVDGVGGARFGDTVLVTETGYEPLTPLELGRDI from the coding sequence ATGACAGAAAACCCAGCAGACTCCAAACTGACATTTCCAAACGAAGCCGACTACACCAGGCGCATCGAGCGCGCCAGAACCGCAATGAAGGAGAACGACATTGACGTTCTCGCATTGTCGAGCTTCGACAACCATCGCTTCTTTACCGGTCTCGACGGCATTGCATCCGTGAGGCCAATTTGGTTCGTCTTCCCTCAGGATGGCAGCCCGGCGTTCATTTCTCCGCGCATCGAAGCACCTGAAATTCGCTCGCAGTGTACCGTTCCGGTCGCCGTCGAATGGGTTGAGTGGGAAGAGCCGGCCAAGACGCCAATGTCGTTTTCGGCTGCTCTGGCAAAGCATATTGAGGCGGTCGCGCCAACAGCACGCAAGATTGGCGTAGATTTTGATGCCACCTCCGCACGCAGCCTGGATCTGGTTCGCGATGCTCTCGGTAGCGATCGAATCGTCGATATTACTGACATCATTCGCGACGTGCGCCGTCGCAAAGATCAGGCAACGATCGACGTCGTTCGCCGCAGCGCTGACATCGCAGCGCACCAGTTTCTGGCAAGCCGCGAAGCCGTCAAGCCAGGCGTTCCGGAATGGAAGGTGGCGCTGGCATCCCGGACCGCGGCAATGGAGCGTGCGGCGGAGTGGTGGAATGGCGACGAAGATCATTCGCCGCTTCTGCAGGGTATCCACGTCATGGGCTGTGGGAGCATCCGCTCCGGTCGTGCGCATGCCGTTGCTGCGGGGCGCCCAATGCGCGAGGGCGAGGTTGTACAGCTTTGCTATTGCGGCCGCCCGTTCTTTGGCCACGGAATATGTTTCGATCGCCCGCTAAAGGTGGGGGCAGAAGAAGTCTCGGATGATCTTCGCAAGATTGTCGATGTCGCACGCAAGGCGCAAGAAGCCGCACTGGCAAAAGTTCGTGCCGGCGTGACGACCGGCGAGGTCCACGCCGCTGCGGTCGCAGTTATCGAGGGCCATGGATACGGCGGCGCTATGCAGCATCGCACTGGGCGCGGTATTGGCCTGTCAGATCCTGAATTCCCTGAGATCAAAGCCAACGATCCGACAGTTCTCGAAGCCGGCATGTTGCTGGGCATCGAGCCTGGTGTTTACGTCGATGGCGTCGGCGGCGCCCGTTTTGGGGACACCGTCCTTGTGACGGAGACCGGATACGAACCGCTCACGCCTCTTGAATTGGGCAGGGACATCTAA
- a CDS encoding PfkB family carbohydrate kinase has protein sequence MRICGVGDNVVDRYYKQKLMFPGGNAVNFAVHAERSGMDAAYVGVIGTDSDGDLIRSSLQAEGVDLTHLRVKDGPNAFATVHMDDDGNNRKWGLCEKGVSMFQLDSAELEYLAGFDLAHTGETSRLDGQLPEIRARVAISFDFSDRDLDYAASVLPYVKVAAFSRSGASETEIARILDIAHSAGVELVTITQGAKGATVSYNGEVLFVPAMPVDAVDTLGAGDAFVARLACRVLSGVPLAEAGKDAAQYSALICGTRGAFGHARPITRDIPL, from the coding sequence ATGCGTATTTGTGGCGTCGGCGACAATGTGGTCGACCGATATTATAAGCAAAAGCTGATGTTCCCCGGTGGCAATGCGGTGAATTTTGCCGTCCATGCCGAACGCAGCGGGATGGATGCTGCCTACGTTGGAGTTATCGGGACGGACTCGGATGGTGATCTGATCCGGTCGAGCCTTCAGGCCGAAGGCGTCGATCTGACACACCTTCGTGTCAAGGACGGCCCCAATGCCTTTGCGACCGTGCACATGGATGACGACGGCAACAACCGGAAATGGGGCCTTTGCGAAAAGGGCGTGTCGATGTTCCAGCTCGATAGCGCCGAACTTGAGTACCTCGCAGGTTTTGATCTGGCTCATACAGGTGAGACAAGCCGTTTAGATGGCCAGCTTCCCGAGATCCGTGCAAGGGTTGCGATCTCCTTCGATTTTTCGGATCGTGATCTCGATTATGCGGCGAGCGTACTGCCCTACGTGAAGGTTGCGGCTTTCTCACGCTCGGGTGCGAGCGAAACTGAAATAGCCCGGATCCTCGATATCGCCCATTCTGCCGGAGTCGAGCTCGTAACAATCACGCAGGGAGCTAAAGGGGCCACCGTATCCTATAACGGTGAAGTCCTATTCGTACCCGCAATGCCCGTGGATGCCGTCGACACCCTCGGGGCAGGCGATGCGTTTGTCGCCAGATTGGCATGCCGCGTTCTGAGCGGCGTTCCACTGGCCGAAGCCGGTAAAGACGCAGCCCAATACTCTGCGCTAATCTGCGGGACGCGCGGCGCCTTTGGTCACGCCCGTCCTATCACCCGCGATATTCCTTTGTGA
- a CDS encoding SIS domain-containing protein gives MTNYPNLVSPDVDFRRITEAAVAQRERISTVAQTAAKNMSNLFLVGCGGSYNDFSAASYLADRAAEFPTFIFNSEEFNRRRPALLGPKSVVLVASHNGTTKETIEAARWARAAGAHVIGFTKDDSTNLAAECDEVFTYNSDRTILAPKQVLIGLMLTALLKAAGSKLDFTTIDQAYAAVPAAFEKAIQEAEAHLHEIAKAFGHEPFTYVLSAGPNQGAGYGFAMCYLMEMQWKHASWFNANEFLHGAFEVVQPDTPVLLFKGEDDTRAVIDRVETFLNKNTKRCLVVDSKDYSLPGVPASMRGEISPMLLSTLSKRLAEHYQAVTGHLLTDRRYMFKTTY, from the coding sequence ATGACAAACTACCCAAACCTTGTTTCGCCCGACGTCGATTTCCGCCGTATCACCGAGGCGGCTGTTGCGCAGCGCGAGCGCATCAGCACCGTTGCACAAACAGCAGCCAAGAACATGAGCAACCTGTTCCTTGTTGGTTGCGGTGGCTCCTACAACGATTTCTCGGCAGCATCATACCTCGCAGATCGTGCTGCTGAATTTCCGACGTTCATTTTCAACAGCGAGGAGTTCAATCGCCGCCGCCCTGCATTGCTCGGTCCAAAGTCGGTTGTCTTGGTCGCCTCCCATAACGGCACGACTAAAGAGACGATCGAAGCCGCCCGCTGGGCGCGAGCCGCTGGTGCCCACGTTATTGGATTCACAAAGGACGACAGCACCAACCTCGCGGCGGAATGTGACGAGGTCTTCACCTATAACAGCGACCGCACGATCCTTGCTCCGAAGCAGGTTCTGATCGGCCTGATGCTCACAGCGCTGTTGAAGGCCGCTGGTTCTAAACTCGATTTTACGACAATCGACCAGGCTTATGCCGCTGTACCGGCCGCTTTTGAGAAGGCAATCCAGGAAGCAGAGGCTCATCTGCACGAAATCGCCAAAGCCTTTGGTCACGAGCCGTTCACATATGTCCTTTCCGCTGGACCGAACCAAGGCGCGGGGTACGGGTTTGCCATGTGCTATCTGATGGAAATGCAATGGAAGCATGCATCCTGGTTCAATGCGAACGAATTCCTCCACGGCGCTTTCGAAGTCGTCCAGCCTGATACGCCAGTCCTGCTGTTCAAGGGCGAAGACGACACCCGTGCCGTGATCGATCGAGTTGAAACGTTCCTTAACAAGAACACCAAGCGCTGCTTGGTCGTCGACTCCAAAGATTACAGCCTGCCGGGTGTACCCGCGTCGATGCGCGGTGAGATTTCTCCAATGCTTCTGTCGACGCTCTCGAAGCGCCTCGCCGAGCATTATCAAGCTGTCACCGGGCACCTGCTGACAGACCGCCGCTACATGTTCAAAACAACCTACTGA
- a CDS encoding LacI family DNA-binding transcriptional regulator: protein MKENERVGSQPTIDDVARVAGVSRATAARVLGSYGYVGVDTRKKVFDAAKKLAYQPNQLARSMATGRSKTIGVVIADIENLYFARAIRAITDTASAKGFAVILATTDEDIALEREAVRVLLSKRVDGLIVSPTSSIDVDHLKRARDGGCPLVLLDRRVPVLNADTFAIDNYGAAHQAVASLIAKGHQRIALVSNAPSHGEKEYLISSVRERIDGYRAALHDANIEIDPNLVVLGGWDIVKLAEKVRRLFDGPDRPSAILATDSSVALVLLNVFRNLRLAIPDEVSLISFDNADWTAAVTPPLTVVSQPIRELAAAATEDLIARLTGETTETSRETLLQATLVVRDSVSTALEPQPLGKVKRLQKASK, encoded by the coding sequence ATGAAAGAAAATGAACGCGTGGGCAGTCAGCCGACAATCGATGATGTAGCAAGGGTTGCAGGTGTCTCTCGAGCCACTGCTGCGCGCGTCCTGGGCAGCTACGGCTACGTCGGTGTGGACACGCGTAAAAAGGTGTTCGATGCGGCGAAGAAGCTAGCTTATCAGCCCAATCAGCTGGCCAGAAGCATGGCGACAGGGCGTAGCAAGACGATCGGTGTCGTCATTGCCGATATCGAGAACCTCTACTTCGCCCGTGCGATCAGAGCCATTACTGATACCGCCAGTGCCAAGGGTTTCGCGGTCATTCTAGCAACGACTGATGAAGATATCGCGCTTGAACGTGAGGCGGTGCGTGTTCTGCTATCCAAGCGCGTCGACGGTCTTATCGTATCGCCGACGTCCAGCATCGATGTCGATCATTTAAAGCGTGCCAGAGACGGTGGTTGCCCGCTGGTTTTGCTTGATCGCCGCGTGCCTGTTCTCAATGCAGATACATTTGCAATCGACAACTATGGGGCGGCCCACCAGGCGGTTGCATCGCTCATCGCGAAGGGGCACCAACGCATTGCGCTCGTCTCAAACGCTCCGTCTCACGGAGAGAAAGAATACCTGATTTCGTCCGTTCGTGAACGCATCGACGGTTATCGTGCCGCTCTGCACGATGCAAACATCGAGATTGATCCCAACTTGGTGGTTCTCGGCGGTTGGGACATTGTGAAGTTGGCTGAGAAGGTCCGTAGGCTCTTCGATGGACCGGACCGTCCCAGCGCAATTCTTGCCACAGATAGTTCTGTTGCGCTTGTCTTGTTGAACGTATTCAGAAATTTACGATTGGCTATACCGGATGAGGTCTCGCTCATTTCTTTTGACAATGCTGATTGGACAGCGGCGGTGACACCTCCTCTGACCGTCGTCTCGCAACCGATCAGAGAATTAGCTGCTGCCGCCACCGAGGACCTTATCGCTCGGTTAACGGGAGAGACAACTGAAACAAGTCGGGAAACGCTGCTCCAGGCGACCCTGGTCGTGCGGGACTCTGTGAGCACCGCTTTAGAGCCGCAGCCATTAGGTAAGGTGAAACGACTCCAGAAGGCGAGCAAGTGA
- a CDS encoding amino acid ABC transporter permease codes for MLLLEFKSFLLEGILNTLLLCGIMILGGTFFAIVFAAGLSVKSGWVSRPVYGLVECLRDIPLMVTVLMVYFVLPHAGLSLNPFWSSTLSVSVWGGANGAHIIRAGLLSVPTGQREAALSSGLRSWKGLLLVVLPQAMPIILPPYVSLVTGLVQASSLGSVLGVNELLRSAQILIEQTTISRGRSFAYLFYGAILVVYFALCWTISALGARLERHFARPYRKDRHRKAQIEEATPVIQTTT; via the coding sequence ATGCTGCTTCTCGAGTTCAAGTCCTTCCTGCTTGAGGGTATCCTCAACACCCTGCTTCTTTGCGGCATTATGATCTTGGGCGGAACCTTCTTCGCCATTGTTTTCGCGGCCGGCCTCTCCGTGAAGTCGGGCTGGGTCAGCCGTCCCGTGTACGGTCTGGTGGAATGCCTTCGCGACATTCCGCTGATGGTTACTGTTCTGATGGTCTACTTCGTGCTTCCGCATGCAGGGCTTTCATTGAACCCGTTCTGGTCAAGCACTCTGAGTGTTTCCGTATGGGGCGGCGCGAACGGCGCGCACATCATCCGTGCCGGATTGCTCTCTGTGCCGACAGGACAGCGAGAGGCGGCATTGTCTTCCGGCTTACGCAGCTGGAAAGGGCTACTCCTCGTCGTATTGCCACAGGCTATGCCCATCATTCTGCCGCCCTATGTTAGCCTTGTTACTGGTCTGGTACAGGCGAGTTCTCTAGGATCGGTACTTGGCGTGAACGAACTTCTTCGCTCGGCTCAGATCCTCATCGAGCAGACCACCATCTCACGTGGAAGAAGTTTCGCCTATCTCTTTTATGGCGCCATTCTTGTTGTCTATTTCGCTCTTTGCTGGACCATCTCTGCTCTCGGAGCACGACTTGAGCGACATTTTGCCCGCCCGTATCGGAAAGACAGGCACCGGAAGGCGCAAATAGAGGAGGCCACGCCTGTAATTCAGACGACGACATAA
- a CDS encoding amino acid ABC transporter permease has product MMAMNFAYTLEALPDLISGLRMTLLVSFIAIFLSCTIGVIGSIMRTSGVKALEYTVTAYVEFIRGTPFLVQIFFVFYGLPSLGLRFSIFWSGVIALTAWASAFQIENFRAGLAAVDRGMQDASASLGLKRWHYGLFIVLPLAARAALPSSMNTIVATIKNSAYLQAIGLVELTFVAVDRIAYDFRAIEMFASICVIYLLCVFTASGLGYMVERRLNRPFAGR; this is encoded by the coding sequence ATGATGGCCATGAATTTTGCCTATACTCTCGAAGCCTTGCCGGATCTGATTTCCGGCCTCAGGATGACGCTGCTCGTCAGTTTCATCGCGATCTTCCTGTCCTGCACCATCGGCGTGATCGGCTCGATCATGAGGACAAGTGGTGTGAAGGCACTGGAATATACGGTCACCGCATATGTGGAGTTCATTCGCGGCACGCCATTCCTCGTGCAAATCTTCTTCGTATTCTATGGTCTACCCAGCCTCGGCTTGCGTTTCAGCATATTCTGGTCCGGCGTGATCGCGCTGACGGCCTGGGCCAGTGCGTTCCAGATCGAGAATTTCCGCGCAGGTTTGGCGGCGGTAGACAGGGGAATGCAGGATGCGTCGGCATCGCTTGGCCTCAAGCGATGGCACTACGGCCTTTTCATCGTGCTGCCGCTGGCCGCGCGCGCCGCGCTGCCATCTTCGATGAACACGATCGTCGCCACGATCAAGAACTCCGCTTATCTGCAGGCAATCGGCCTGGTGGAACTCACTTTCGTCGCCGTCGACAGGATCGCCTACGATTTCCGGGCAATCGAAATGTTCGCCTCGATCTGCGTGATCTACCTGCTTTGCGTCTTTACTGCATCCGGCCTCGGCTACATGGTCGAACGCCGCCTCAACAGACCCTTTGCCGGGAGGTAA
- a CDS encoding transporter substrate-binding domain-containing protein gives MTKNISMISRTAAALGAIAALMLQAAPVSAQSLPKAIKDAGMIRIGVKCDSPPFGASGTDGKPAGIEIDIAKQIGIAAFGSADKAELSCVATDARIPSLTGGKIDLIIATLGKTPSREQVIDYSNIYYWGSSRVIVPKESKVQKLADLGGKSMLIVKGGSQLKWLKERIPTLKFIQLNTNADNLQALQQGRADGYVGDAITIATLASSYPQFRTLEEPVDLGFNGVGIRKGEDELKAFVNGVLKKLKDEKFYSKTVPTYVKDPVVAQEMIKSFETDPPAAK, from the coding sequence ATGACCAAAAACATCAGCATGATTTCGCGCACCGCAGCAGCTCTCGGGGCCATCGCAGCCCTGATGCTTCAGGCCGCGCCAGTATCCGCACAGTCCTTGCCAAAAGCGATCAAGGACGCCGGCATGATCCGGATCGGCGTAAAATGCGACTCTCCGCCGTTCGGCGCATCCGGCACCGATGGCAAGCCGGCCGGCATCGAGATCGATATTGCCAAGCAAATCGGCATCGCCGCTTTCGGTTCAGCCGACAAGGCGGAATTGAGCTGCGTTGCGACCGATGCCCGCATCCCGTCGCTGACCGGCGGCAAGATCGACCTCATCATCGCGACACTCGGCAAAACACCGTCGCGCGAGCAGGTCATCGACTATTCGAATATCTATTACTGGGGCAGCAGCCGCGTCATCGTCCCGAAGGAAAGCAAGGTCCAGAAGCTTGCCGATCTCGGCGGAAAGTCCATGCTCATCGTCAAGGGCGGCTCGCAGTTGAAGTGGCTCAAGGAGCGCATCCCGACGCTGAAATTTATTCAGCTCAACACTAACGCCGATAATCTTCAGGCTCTTCAGCAGGGTCGTGCCGATGGTTATGTCGGCGACGCCATCACCATCGCGACGCTCGCCAGCAGCTATCCTCAATTCCGTACTCTGGAGGAGCCGGTCGATCTTGGCTTCAACGGTGTCGGCATCCGCAAGGGAGAAGATGAGTTGAAGGCTTTCGTCAACGGCGTCCTGAAAAAGCTGAAGGACGAAAAGTTTTATTCGAAGACGGTTCCGACCTATGTCAAGGATCCGGTCGTCGCCCAGGAAATGATCAAGTCCTTCGAAACGGACCCGCCAGCCGCGAAGTGA
- a CDS encoding IS30 family transposase encodes MARSFVELSLDERRIIARMHEKKISQAEIARALRRDRSTICRELRRNFWHDRDVPIAEGYWHVTAHRMACDRRRKYRKLLRDPSLYAAVIDRLKDGWSPEQISGRLRLASGATTRLSHETMYQYVYSQEGQDQQLARHLPERHRRRRPRYARKPRSLVFPMECAIRNRPEVINSRSEFGHWEADMMIFRKERGAANIATVVERKSRYTLLFRNNDRRSKPIMNQLIRHLAPLPFQARQSLTFDRGLEFVSWRELEHGMGTTAWFCDLQAPWQKGTVENTNKRVRRYLPSETIVLDVSNQEIRSLCDRLNDTPRKCLGFQTPKEMFSRHLLALEGQCL; translated from the coding sequence ATGGCCCGCTCTTTTGTGGAGTTGAGTTTGGATGAACGCCGTATCATCGCACGGATGCATGAGAAGAAGATCAGTCAGGCTGAGATCGCGCGCGCCCTTCGCCGCGACCGCTCAACGATCTGCCGGGAGCTGCGGCGGAATTTCTGGCATGATCGCGACGTTCCGATTGCGGAAGGATACTGGCACGTCACAGCGCATAGGATGGCGTGCGACCGGCGTCGCAAATACCGCAAGCTGCTGCGCGACCCCAGTCTGTACGCCGCCGTTATCGATCGGCTCAAGGACGGTTGGTCACCGGAACAGATTTCTGGTCGGCTGCGGCTTGCCAGTGGCGCAACCACCCGTCTGAGCCATGAGACAATGTACCAGTATGTCTATTCTCAGGAAGGCCAGGATCAGCAACTGGCGCGTCACCTGCCTGAACGACATCGTAGGCGGCGGCCGAGATATGCACGCAAACCCAGAAGCCTTGTCTTTCCAATGGAATGCGCCATTCGCAACAGGCCTGAAGTCATCAACTCCCGCAGTGAATTTGGTCACTGGGAAGCGGATATGATGATCTTCAGAAAGGAGCGTGGCGCCGCAAACATCGCCACCGTCGTGGAGCGCAAGAGCCGTTACACTCTGCTGTTTCGAAACAATGACCGGCGCTCGAAGCCGATCATGAACCAGTTGATCAGGCACCTGGCACCCCTGCCCTTCCAAGCCAGGCAAAGTCTGACATTCGATCGAGGGTTGGAGTTCGTATCATGGCGCGAGCTCGAGCACGGCATGGGAACGACCGCCTGGTTCTGCGACCTGCAAGCTCCATGGCAGAAAGGCACGGTCGAGAACACAAACAAGCGTGTTCGACGATACCTGCCGTCCGAAACGATCGTGCTGGATGTCAGTAATCAGGAGATCCGCTCCTTATGTGACAGGCTGAATGACACGCCGCGCAAGTGCCTGGGGTTTCAAACACCAAAGGAGATGTTCAGCAGACATCTATTGGCTCTGGAAGGGCAATGCTTGTAG